Proteins found in one Plasmodium relictum strain SGS1 genome assembly, chromosome: 13 genomic segment:
- a CDS encoding apyrase, putative has product MEEKMTPLIRSYSAENNLEKLTYKKKLKEFIFFYCMPLLVIILLCTYIFYNNAILYKIAKEKDYGIIIDAGSNGTRLHLFTWKKREYESNNKINRLTKPYEIYNNNLKKSLSNIPLNEIEDTLIKLINIAMNYLKNINCSNKKKWKNYPFYFQATAGMRNLDSHERDLRMRIIRSVLSNSKVNPFKFFNDYARVISGEEEGIYGWLSVNNALNTIFSKSYETFGAVDLGGASTQITFFPVDTSILEDYNGIHLDNTLIRLYSHSFIGYGWNDALFRINIILFLKKMLEYNKMNKISYFDIFFFNNDNKNNGDSSFFELQNYFNKNGSSNEKSYMHSTKDKKISKDIKNEEGERERRKKDYNNMKKYIENSKDNSNLYSTNEEENKINDFHLDENVYKKVSDILYNEFIKHVNEGVDYNILSHRDSYEYIYNIHNTEPYYVENFIKKIKNFKRNTENDTIVIIENPCFPYPFELKIPLPTYNVATNEFVILKKKSKNSNNNNNYSVLNNNFNSRIVLKSKILKNNLSLLENIYEDFKSKKNFEKIFKLINIDNAEDLKNNFIKYVFERDVIHKINELYIDITIKFIGSNNFNECLANAQKLFYEESCFLSTCSFNGVYQPNLEKNKFVVYGQFKKVMRNLGFKNYINLEEMKKLLQKYCNLNIKELTNVFKDISKDQINKFCWKGLWSYSLLQYGFKFNQKSKILILDDKIHIQDEDDDNDDDDNETGDAIEDESGNENVKEIKDILNGNFIVSKILKFIFPKKIHHNKKKKIKSKFYSDLSKTEQNGKYKYSNTNYFYDNTDIDNYKKKKIHTKNSKLKNETDNVSWTQGYMIYQVNFFPKYINLRKYEIYKMLLISLSIIIFMIVIMLCGYVLKLKKKLKQYESIN; this is encoded by the exons ATGGAAGAAAAAATGACACCTCTCATAAGAAGCTATTCTGCTGAAAATAATTTGGAGAAacttacatataaaaaaaaattgaaagaatttatatttttttattgtatgcctttattagtaataatattattatgtacatacattttttataataatgcaattttatacaaaatagcaaaagaaaaagattatGGAATCATAATAGATGCTGGATCTAATGGTACTAGACTACATTTATTCACTTggaaaaaaagagaatatgaatctaataataaaataaatagattAACAAAAccatatgaaatatataataataatttgaaaAAGAGTTTATCTAATATCCcattaaatgaaatagaagatactttaataaaattgattAATATAGcaatgaattatttaaaaaatatcaactgctccaataaaaaaaaatggaaaaattatcctttttattttcaagcAACAGCTGGAATGAGAAATTTAGATTCCCATGAAAGGGATTTAAGAATGAGAATAATTAGAAGTGTTTTATCAAACTCCAAAGTTAAcccttttaaattttttaatgattatGCAAGAGTCATTTCAGGTGAAGAGGAAGGAATTTATGGTTGGTTATCAGTCAATAATGCATtaaatacaattttttcGAAATCTTATGAAACTTTCGGTGCAGTAGATTTAGGTGGCGCTTCTACacaaataacattttttccTGTAGATACATCTATCTTAGAAGACTATAATGGTATTCATTTAGATAACACATTGATTCGCTTATATTCACACTCATTTATAGGATATGGATGGAATGATGCTTTATTtagaataaatattattttatttttaaaaaaaatgttagaatataataaaatgaataaaatttcttattttgatatttttttttttaataatgataacAAAAACAATGGAGActcttctttttttgaattacAAAACTACTTTAATAAGAATGGTTCATCTAATGAAAAATCATATATGCATAGTAcgaaagataaaaaaatttcaaaagatattaaaaatgaagaggGAGAAAGAGagagaagaaaaaaagattataataatatgaagaaatatatagaaaattcAAAAGATAATAGCAATTTATATAGTacaaatgaagaagaaaataaaataaatgattttcATCTTGATgaaaatgtatataaaaaggtttctgatattttatataatgagTTTATAAAACATGTAAATGAAGGGGTTGATTACAATATATTATCACATAGAGACtcttatgaatatatatataatatacatAATACAGAACCTTATTAtgttgaaaattttattaaaaaaattaaaaattttaaaagaaatacagAAAATGATACAATAGTAATTATTGAAAATCCTTGCTTTCCCTATCcatttgaattaaaaattccATTGCCTACCTATAATGTTGCAACTAACGaatttgttattttaaaaaaaaaaagtaaaaacagtaacaataataataactatagtgtattaaataataacttTAATTCTAGAATAGTGTTAAAATCtaagattttaaaaaataatttgtctcttttagaaaatatatatgaagattttaaatcaaaaaaaaattttgaaaagaTTTTTAAATTGATAAATATTGATAATGCGGaggatttaaaaaataatttcattaagTACGTATTTGAAAGAGATgtaattcataaaattaatgagttatatatagatatcacaattaaatttataggatctaataattttaatgaatgcTTAGCAAATGCACAAAAATTGTTTTATGAAGAATCTTGCTTTCTTTCTACATGTAGCTTTAATGGGGTCTATCAAcctaatttagaaaaaaataaatttgtaGTATATGGTCAGTTTAAAAAGGTTATGAGAAATTTaggttttaaaaattatataaatttagaaGAAATGAAGAAgcttttacaaaaatattgCAATCTTAATATTAAAGAATTAACTAATGTATTCAAAGACATTTCTAAAgatcaaattaataaattttgcTGGAAAGGCTTATGGTCGTATTCATTATTGCAATATGGCTTTAAATTTAAccaaaaaagtaaaattttaattttagatGATAAAATACATATTCAAGATGAAGATGATGATAATGATGATGACGACAATGAAACTGGTGATGCAATTGAAGATGAAAGTGGTAATGAAAatgtaaaagaaataaaggatattttaaatggtaattttattgtatctaaaattctaaaatttatttttcctaaaaaaattcatcataataagaaaaaaaaaataaagtcaaaattttattcagATTTAAGTAAAACTGAGCAAAatggaaaatataaatatagtaATACTAATTATTTCTATGATAATACAGATATAGacaattataaaaagaaaaaaatacatactAAGAATAGCAAACTAAAAAATGAAACTGATAATGTGAGTTGGACTCAAGGATATATGATTTATcaagttaatttttttcctaaatatataaatttaag aaaatatgaaatttataaaatgctACTAATATCTCTttctattataatttttatgattgTAATCATGCTATGTGGTTATGTtcttaaattaaaaaaaaaattaaagcaATATGAatcaataaattaa
- a CDS encoding 60S ribosomal protein L14, putative, translating to MPRVELTEEEKLNLSKKNLLFKRFVEPGRLCLIEYGPYAGKLCFIIDIITLTRVIVDGAFVTGVPRMIIPIKRLKLLNERIKINKNCKSGFLRKAIKSTNVLEKFKESNLGKKMLIKKRRDLANDYERFKIYYAKRELKKKMNFLKNEKEKNNNKESKKVKKTSAKGN from the exons atgccACGTGTTGAATTAactgaagaagaaaaattaaatttatcaaaaaaaaatcttttatttaaaagatttGTTGAGCCAGGTAGATTATGCCTTATTGAATATGGCCCATATGCTGGAAAA TTATGCTTTATAATAGATATTATAACACTTACTAGAGTTATTGTTGATGGAGCTTTTGTTACAGg agTACCAAGAATGATTATACCTATCAAAAGATTGAAGTTGTTAAATgaaagaattaaaataaataaaaattgcaAAAGTGGCTTTTTAAGAAAAGCAATTAAAAGCACAAATGTCTTAGAAAAATTCAAAGAATCTAATTTAGGGAAAAAAAtgttgataaaaaaaagaagagacTTAGCTAATGATTATGAaagatttaaaatttattatgctaaaagagaattaaagaaaaaaatgaatttcttaaaaaatgaaaaggaaaaaaataacaataaagAAAGCAAGAAAGTTAAAAAAACTTCAGCTAAAGGAaattaa